Proteins from one Mesorhizobium sp. M9A.F.Ca.ET.002.03.1.2 genomic window:
- a CDS encoding DMT family transporter → MEDRTQAPAAIPALAGPAFGKLATSLPPHVWFGVSAVFHYLGPAFAVLLFPHVGVLGMAWLRIVTAALAFAPLTRPWTVFARADRPTRLLLLAFGACLGVMNCSFYLALDRLPISLVAAIEFVGTIGVALVGVRSPRNLAALAVAVIGTLLLIDVKWSSDPIGLFWAFLNGALFVGYIVLGHRVARAGAGDGIAGLGAAMAVAFLIVLPIGFTDALPAFSAPPLLIAAIGVGICSSVIPYICDQLAMSRLPRSSFALMLSLLPVTATLIGVIVLRQIPSPTDCLGIALVVAGVAFHKPAPQTGATDR, encoded by the coding sequence ATGGAAGATCGAACACAAGCACCCGCTGCAATCCCTGCCCTCGCCGGCCCTGCCTTTGGCAAGCTGGCGACTTCGCTGCCGCCGCATGTCTGGTTCGGTGTCAGCGCCGTGTTCCATTATCTCGGCCCGGCTTTCGCGGTGCTGCTTTTCCCGCATGTCGGCGTGCTCGGCATGGCCTGGCTGCGCATCGTCACGGCCGCCCTTGCCTTCGCGCCGCTGACCCGGCCCTGGACGGTCTTCGCTCGCGCCGACCGGCCGACACGGCTGCTGCTGCTCGCCTTTGGCGCCTGCCTCGGCGTGATGAATTGCTCCTTCTACCTGGCGCTCGACCGTCTGCCGATTTCGTTGGTCGCGGCGATCGAATTCGTCGGCACCATCGGCGTCGCGCTTGTCGGCGTCAGAAGCCCGCGCAATCTCGCAGCCCTTGCCGTCGCCGTCATCGGCACCTTGCTGCTGATCGATGTCAAATGGTCAAGCGACCCGATCGGCCTGTTCTGGGCCTTCCTCAACGGCGCGCTGTTCGTTGGCTACATCGTGCTTGGCCATCGCGTCGCCCGCGCCGGCGCCGGCGACGGCATCGCCGGCCTGGGCGCCGCCATGGCGGTCGCCTTCCTCATCGTGCTGCCGATCGGCTTCACCGATGCGCTGCCGGCTTTCTCGGCGCCGCCGCTGCTCATCGCCGCCATCGGCGTCGGCATCTGCTCGTCGGTCATCCCCTACATCTGCGACCAGCTTGCCATGTCGCGGCTGCCGCGATCAAGCTTCGCGCTGATGCTGTCGCTGCTGCCGGTCACCGCCACCCTGATCGGCGTCATTGTGCTCCGCCAGATACCCAGCCCTACCGATTGCCTCGGCATCGCGCTGGTGGTGGCCGGCGTCGCTTTCCACAAACCCGCGCCACAGACCGGTGCCACAGACCGGTGA
- a CDS encoding UvrD-helicase domain-containing protein, with protein MSGFSEDMPFFDEPNARPTAPSGIAARAMAARSGRNDAPDYLKGLNPEQRLAVETTEGAVLVLAGAGTGKTRVLTTRIAHILATGKAFPSQILAVTFTNKAAREMKQRIGLLIGEGNVEGMPWLGTFHSIGVKLLRRHAELAGLKSDFTILDTDDVVRLIKQLIQAEGLDDKRWPAKQFAQMIDGWKNKGLGPADIPEGDARSFANGKGRELYKAYQERLQTLNACDFGDLLCHPIRIFRANPDVLKEYHKRFRYILVDEYQDTNTAQYMWLRLLAQRPDASTKGARGDSGRPISPHVGEMSGRTEGGAVERNPSHTAEFKSGKAGGTAPPSVGFADISPTRREIGRSSAETRASVNICCVGDDDQSIYGWRGAEVDNILRFDKDFPGATIIRLERNYRSTAHILGTASHLIAYNEGRFGKTLFTEKVAEDDEKVHVHAAWDSEEEARAVGETIEAYQRPDKQGNRHNLNDMAILVRASFQMREFEDRFVTLGLNYRVIGGPRFYERLEIRDALAFFRVVAQGADDLAFERIVNVPKRGLGEATIRQIHDTARALRIPMLEAAATLAESDELKPKPRAALREVAANFERWQKALETTPHTELAETILEESGYTDMWKNDRSVEAPGRLENLKELIRSMEEYESLRSFLEHVALVMDAEQNAELDAVNIMTLHSAKGLEFETVFLPGWEEGLFPHQRALDEGGRSGLEEERRLAYVGLTRAKKNLHLWFVSNRRIHGLWQSTIPSRFLEELPEAHVDVAESGNSYGGYGNSYGGGSFASGRGGQGAGRQNPYGASRFDNVGEEKAGSFSNTYATPGWQRAQQNRTEATDRNWGSRSGHQVERIGYGETDSGYGAGRTSIKGRTIDGELVAKSVADTPSAFSVGDRVFHQKFGNGNISAIDGNKLTIDFDKAGQKRVLDGFVTGV; from the coding sequence ATGTCCGGCTTTTCGGAAGACATGCCCTTTTTTGACGAACCGAATGCGCGGCCCACGGCCCCGTCCGGCATCGCCGCGCGCGCCATGGCCGCCCGCAGCGGGCGCAACGACGCGCCCGACTATCTGAAGGGGCTCAACCCCGAGCAGCGGCTCGCGGTGGAGACCACCGAAGGCGCGGTGCTGGTGCTGGCCGGCGCCGGCACCGGCAAGACGCGCGTCTTGACCACCCGCATCGCCCACATCCTTGCCACCGGCAAGGCATTCCCCTCGCAGATCCTCGCCGTCACCTTCACCAACAAGGCCGCGCGGGAAATGAAGCAGCGGATCGGCCTGCTGATCGGCGAAGGCAATGTCGAAGGTATGCCGTGGCTCGGCACTTTCCACTCAATTGGCGTGAAGCTGCTACGCAGACACGCCGAGCTTGCCGGGCTCAAATCCGATTTCACCATTCTCGACACCGACGACGTCGTGCGCCTGATCAAGCAGCTCATCCAGGCCGAAGGGCTGGACGACAAGCGATGGCCGGCCAAGCAGTTCGCCCAGATGATCGACGGCTGGAAGAACAAGGGGCTGGGCCCCGCCGATATTCCGGAGGGCGACGCCCGCAGCTTCGCCAACGGCAAGGGCCGCGAACTCTACAAGGCCTACCAGGAGCGGCTGCAGACGCTGAACGCCTGCGATTTCGGCGATCTCCTGTGCCACCCGATCCGCATCTTCCGCGCCAATCCGGACGTGCTGAAGGAATACCATAAGCGCTTCCGCTACATCCTTGTCGACGAGTATCAGGACACCAACACCGCGCAGTACATGTGGCTACGCCTGCTCGCTCAAAGGCCGGATGCTTCGACGAAGGGCGCGCGCGGCGACAGCGGCCGCCCAATCTCCCCCCATGTGGGGGAGATGTCCGGCAGGACAGAGGGGGGCGCCGTAGAGCGCAACCCTTCCCACACAGCGGAATTCAAAAGTGGAAAGGCCGGCGGGACAGCGCCCCCCTCTGTCGGCTTCGCCGACATCTCCCCCACAAGGAGGGAGATTGGGCGCTCTTCAGCCGAAACCCGTGCCAGCGTAAATATCTGTTGCGTCGGCGACGACGACCAATCCATCTATGGCTGGCGCGGCGCCGAGGTCGACAACATCCTGCGCTTCGACAAGGATTTCCCCGGCGCCACCATCATCCGGCTGGAGCGCAACTACCGCTCCACCGCGCACATCCTCGGCACGGCCTCCCACCTCATCGCCTACAATGAGGGCCGCTTCGGCAAGACGCTGTTCACCGAAAAAGTCGCCGAGGACGACGAGAAGGTGCACGTCCACGCCGCCTGGGATTCCGAGGAGGAGGCCCGCGCTGTCGGCGAGACCATCGAGGCCTACCAGCGCCCAGATAAACAAGGAAATCGGCACAATCTCAACGACATGGCCATTCTGGTCCGCGCGTCCTTCCAGATGCGCGAATTCGAGGACCGCTTCGTCACGCTCGGCCTCAACTACCGCGTCATCGGCGGGCCGCGCTTCTATGAACGCCTCGAAATCCGCGATGCGCTGGCCTTCTTCCGTGTCGTCGCGCAAGGCGCCGACGACCTCGCTTTCGAGCGCATCGTCAACGTGCCGAAGCGCGGGTTGGGCGAAGCCACCATTCGCCAGATCCACGACACGGCGCGCGCGCTGCGCATCCCGATGCTGGAGGCCGCCGCCACGCTCGCCGAGAGCGACGAGCTGAAGCCGAAGCCGCGCGCGGCACTGCGCGAGGTCGCCGCCAATTTCGAGCGCTGGCAGAAGGCGCTGGAAACCACGCCGCATACCGAGCTTGCCGAGACCATCCTGGAGGAGAGCGGCTACACCGACATGTGGAAAAACGACCGCTCGGTGGAGGCCCCCGGCCGGCTGGAAAATCTGAAAGAACTGATCCGCTCCATGGAGGAGTATGAATCGCTGCGCTCCTTCCTCGAGCACGTCGCACTGGTCATGGACGCCGAGCAGAACGCCGAGCTCGACGCCGTCAACATCATGACGCTGCATTCGGCCAAGGGCCTCGAATTCGAGACCGTTTTTCTCCCCGGCTGGGAGGAAGGTCTTTTTCCCCACCAGCGCGCCCTCGATGAAGGCGGGCGCTCTGGCCTCGAGGAAGAGCGCCGCCTAGCCTATGTCGGGCTGACTCGCGCCAAGAAGAACCTGCACCTCTGGTTCGTCTCAAATCGCCGCATTCACGGGCTGTGGCAATCGACCATACCGTCGCGCTTTCTCGAGGAACTGCCGGAAGCCCATGTCGATGTCGCCGAGAGCGGCAACTCCTATGGCGGCTACGGCAATTCCTATGGCGGCGGATCGTTCGCCTCCGGACGGGGCGGCCAAGGGGCAGGAAGACAGAACCCTTACGGCGCTTCGCGCTTCGACAATGTTGGCGAGGAAAAGGCGGGAAGCTTCTCCAACACCTATGCAACGCCGGGCTGGCAGCGCGCGCAACAGAACCGCACCGAGGCGACCGACCGCAACTGGGGCTCGCGTTCCGGCCACCAGGTCGAGCGCATCGGCTATGGCGAGACCGACTCCGGCTATGGCGCCGGCCGCACCTCGATCAAGGGCCGCACCATCGACGGCGAGCTGGTCGCCAAATCCGTCGCCGATACGCCGTCCGCCTTCAGCGTCGGCGACCGCGTCTTCCACCAGAAATTCGGCAACGGCAACATATCAGCCATCGACGGCAACAAGCTGACCATCGACTTCGACAAGGCCGGCCAGAAACGCGTGCTGGACGGGTTTGTCACTGGCGTTTGA
- a CDS encoding Lrp/AsnC family transcriptional regulator yields MKRLRNENTDLDAADLKILRLLEKDARTSTAELARSVGLSAPSVAERIRRLQESGVIEAYTVRINPAALGMKLSAWLRIRPVPGQLAVVAEIIRDLPEIAQCDRVTGEDCFIALAHVGSVAELERVIDRIIPYAMTNTAIIQSSPVVARSPLEAVKRLP; encoded by the coding sequence TTGAAACGCCTTCGAAACGAAAATACCGATCTGGATGCGGCTGATCTGAAAATCCTGCGCCTGCTGGAAAAGGATGCGCGCACCAGCACCGCCGAACTGGCGCGCTCGGTCGGCCTGTCGGCACCGAGCGTGGCCGAGCGCATCCGGCGGCTGCAGGAGAGTGGCGTGATCGAGGCCTATACGGTGCGGATCAACCCGGCCGCGCTCGGCATGAAGCTGTCGGCATGGCTGCGGATCAGGCCGGTGCCGGGGCAATTGGCCGTTGTGGCCGAGATCATCCGCGACTTGCCGGAAATCGCGCAATGCGACCGGGTGACCGGCGAGGACTGTTTCATCGCGCTGGCGCATGTCGGCTCGGTGGCCGAACTCGAACGGGTGATCGACCGGATCATTCCCTATGCGATGACCAACACCGCGATCATCCAGTCGTCACCGGTGGTGGCGCGTTCGCCGCTGGAGGCGGTGAAGCGGCTGCCTTAA
- a CDS encoding thioesterase family protein produces the protein MPIPAPFVSRAMDIEKGWIDYNGHLNMAYYNVLFDRCSDEAFEMMGMGLDYVKQRRLTIYTAEVHVCYVQELHLDHKVAVSFQLLDHDDKRLRAYQEIRHIDGWLAATSESLSLHVDMSGPKVAPFPADVLTKVEAIRAAHAALPMPERAGRSIGIKARRV, from the coding sequence ATGCCCATCCCTGCCCCTTTCGTCTCTCGCGCCATGGACATCGAGAAGGGCTGGATCGACTACAACGGTCATCTCAACATGGCCTATTATAACGTGCTGTTCGACCGCTGCTCCGACGAAGCCTTCGAAATGATGGGGATGGGGCTGGATTATGTGAAGCAGCGGCGGCTGACCATCTACACGGCGGAAGTCCATGTCTGCTACGTCCAGGAACTGCATCTCGACCACAAGGTCGCCGTCTCCTTCCAGCTCCTCGACCATGATGACAAGCGTCTCAGGGCCTACCAGGAAATCCGCCACATCGACGGCTGGCTCGCCGCCACGTCCGAATCGCTCTCGCTGCATGTCGACATGTCCGGCCCGAAAGTGGCACCCTTCCCGGCCGATGTCCTAACCAAGGTGGAAGCCATCCGCGCCGCCCACGCGGCGCTGCCGATGCCCGAGCGCGCCGGCCGTTCGATCGGCATCAAGGCGCGCCGCGTTTGA
- a CDS encoding glucose/quinate/shikimate family membrane-bound PQQ-dependent dehydrogenase: MAVVITSLILFLIGLALGGGGIWLASLGGSWYYAIAGIAFLVAAWLLYRRKSMALWSYAAIVIGTLCWAVWEAGFDWWELGPRGGIIVLLALWLLTPWARRGLTGPDGRAPLILAVLASIGVAGYSMTADPKDIAGQLNADEITPTADLGGNVPPGEWHYYGRTEYGQRYSPLDQITSGNVANLQPAWTYRTGDVKGPDDVGETTYQVTPLKVADTLYICTPHNFAIAIDAATGEEKWRYDPQVKLDKDRQHQTCRGVSYYADASIAAGQPCAARVYLPTSDARLIALDAANGQVCPAFAEGGTLNLLANMPYPKSGYYYSTSAPLIVGGKIIVGGAVNDNYSTEEPSGVIRAFDVDTGALVWNWDSGNPDQTTPLPPGQTYTHNSPNMWSTASADEKLGLLYVPLGNQTPDQLGAGRSANVEKFSSSITALDLNTGQLRWVRQTVHHDLWDMDVPAQPTLVDITTPSGVVPALVGPTKQGDLYVLDRRSGEPIVPVNEVPAPGGAIEGDHTSPTQPESDLSFNPKPLTGADMWGITMFDQLACRIELQGLRYEGRYTPPSVQGSLIYPGNFGTFNWGGVAVDPVRQVMFGMPTYLAFISRLVPRAEVPPPGDTKGSEQGLNRNDGAPYAVILKPFLSPLGIPCQAPPWGYVAGADLRTGKIVYKHRNGTVYDMTPLPLPFKVGVPGIGGPMITAGGVAFLGAAVDDYLRAYDLTTGRQLWRTRLPAGGQSTPMTYTVADGRQFVVIVAGGHGSVGTKPGDYVMAYTLPK, encoded by the coding sequence TTGGCTGTCGTCATCACCTCCCTCATCCTTTTTCTCATCGGCCTGGCGCTCGGCGGCGGCGGCATCTGGTTAGCTTCGCTGGGCGGCAGCTGGTACTATGCCATTGCCGGTATCGCCTTCCTTGTCGCGGCCTGGCTGCTCTACAGGCGCAAGTCGATGGCGCTGTGGTCCTATGCGGCGATCGTCATCGGCACGCTTTGCTGGGCGGTCTGGGAGGCCGGCTTCGACTGGTGGGAACTCGGCCCGCGCGGCGGCATCATCGTGCTGCTGGCGCTCTGGCTGCTGACGCCGTGGGCGCGTCGTGGGCTCACCGGCCCGGACGGCCGAGCGCCGCTCATCCTCGCGGTGCTGGCATCGATCGGCGTTGCCGGCTATTCGATGACGGCCGATCCAAAGGATATTGCCGGACAACTCAACGCCGACGAGATCACGCCGACCGCCGATCTCGGCGGCAATGTGCCTCCCGGCGAATGGCACTATTACGGCCGCACGGAATACGGCCAGCGCTATTCGCCGCTCGACCAGATCACATCAGGCAACGTCGCCAATTTGCAGCCGGCCTGGACCTACCGCACCGGCGACGTGAAGGGGCCCGACGACGTCGGCGAGACGACCTATCAGGTGACGCCGCTGAAGGTCGCCGATACGCTCTACATCTGCACGCCGCATAATTTCGCCATCGCCATCGACGCCGCGACCGGCGAGGAGAAGTGGCGCTACGATCCCCAGGTCAAGCTGGACAAGGATCGCCAGCACCAGACCTGCCGCGGCGTGTCCTATTACGCGGACGCCAGCATCGCCGCCGGCCAGCCCTGTGCCGCGCGCGTCTATCTGCCGACATCCGACGCGCGGCTGATCGCGCTCGATGCCGCGAACGGGCAGGTTTGCCCCGCATTCGCTGAGGGCGGCACGCTGAACCTGCTCGCCAATATGCCCTATCCGAAGTCGGGCTATTACTATTCGACCTCGGCGCCGCTGATCGTTGGCGGCAAGATCATCGTCGGCGGCGCGGTCAACGACAATTATTCGACAGAGGAGCCGTCCGGCGTCATCCGCGCCTTCGACGTCGACACCGGCGCCTTGGTGTGGAACTGGGATTCGGGCAATCCGGACCAGACGACGCCACTGCCACCGGGCCAGACCTATACCCACAACTCGCCCAACATGTGGTCGACGGCGAGTGCCGACGAGAAGCTCGGCCTGCTCTACGTGCCGCTCGGCAACCAGACGCCGGACCAGCTCGGCGCCGGGCGCAGCGCCAATGTCGAGAAATTCTCCTCCTCAATCACCGCGCTCGATCTCAACACCGGACAATTGCGCTGGGTGCGGCAGACCGTGCATCACGATCTGTGGGACATGGACGTGCCGGCGCAGCCGACGCTGGTCGACATCACCACGCCAAGCGGCGTGGTGCCGGCGCTGGTCGGACCGACCAAGCAGGGTGATCTCTATGTGCTCGACCGGCGCAGCGGCGAGCCGATCGTCCCGGTCAACGAAGTGCCGGCGCCGGGCGGCGCGATCGAGGGCGACCACACATCGCCAACGCAGCCGGAGTCGGATCTCTCCTTCAATCCAAAGCCGCTGACCGGCGCCGACATGTGGGGCATCACCATGTTCGACCAGCTGGCCTGCCGGATCGAACTCCAGGGCCTCCGCTACGAGGGCCGCTATACGCCGCCTTCGGTTCAGGGCTCGCTGATCTATCCCGGCAATTTCGGCACCTTCAACTGGGGTGGCGTGGCCGTCGACCCGGTGCGGCAGGTGATGTTCGGCATGCCGACCTATCTGGCGTTCATCTCCAGGTTGGTCCCGCGCGCGGAGGTGCCGCCGCCGGGCGACACCAAAGGCAGCGAACAGGGCCTAAACCGCAACGACGGTGCGCCTTACGCGGTGATATTGAAGCCGTTCCTGTCGCCGCTCGGCATTCCCTGCCAGGCGCCGCCCTGGGGCTATGTGGCGGGCGCCGATCTCAGGACCGGCAAGATCGTCTACAAGCACAGGAACGGCACCGTCTACGACATGACACCGCTGCCGCTGCCGTTCAAGGTAGGCGTGCCGGGCATCGGTGGGCCGATGATCACGGCCGGCGGCGTCGCTTTCCTGGGCGCTGCCGTCGACGATTACCTTCGCGCCTACGATCTGACGACCGGCAGGCAGCTCTGGCGGACGCGGCTGCCTGCAGGCGGTCAGTCGACGCCGATGACCTATACTGTCGCCGACGGGCGCCAGTTCGTGGTCATTGTCGCCGGTGGCCATGGCTCTGTCGGCACCAAGCCGGGCGATTATGTGATGGCCTATACGCTGCCGAAGTAG
- a CDS encoding ABC transporter permease, whose amino-acid sequence MSKTMEPDLHEPSAGIPRPGNPRKEWKHPSDHWMRGFVLDNRAALGTLAVFVLMMAVFMIANPTVFTTWYLYSSVLTTLPVALFVVVPLVFVVTCGEIDLSFPATMGFASWVFALVVQAGYDPFLGIAAALVTGMLLGFLVGSLVVYGGLSSLIATLGMNFLLRGLIQIINEGKSTALTSLADSWAYKIFSSQLYGIPVQIFWAIGFVVLSALLYNRHRFGAQVKVVGDNPDSAQQMGIDVKRVRVKVFVFVGIGAAIAGTFSVMINFTWWPTAGDGYLLPVLASVFVGGTPTWGGIGTVVGGAIGAVTVSFIQTGVVAAGLSGFYVQFFNGLIIILSLLGHKWNQARYR is encoded by the coding sequence ATGAGCAAGACGATGGAACCCGATCTGCACGAGCCGTCCGCCGGCATTCCCCGCCCGGGCAATCCCCGGAAAGAGTGGAAACACCCATCCGATCATTGGATGCGCGGCTTTGTTCTCGACAACCGCGCCGCACTCGGCACGCTTGCCGTGTTCGTGCTGATGATGGCGGTCTTCATGATCGCCAACCCGACCGTCTTCACCACCTGGTATCTCTACAGCTCTGTGCTCACCACGCTGCCTGTGGCGCTGTTCGTGGTGGTGCCGCTGGTCTTCGTCGTCACCTGCGGCGAGATCGACCTGTCGTTCCCGGCGACGATGGGTTTTGCTTCGTGGGTCTTCGCGCTGGTGGTCCAGGCCGGCTACGATCCCTTCCTCGGCATCGCCGCGGCACTCGTCACCGGCATGCTGCTCGGCTTCCTGGTCGGGTCGCTGGTCGTCTATGGCGGGCTGTCGTCGCTGATCGCGACGCTCGGCATGAATTTTCTGCTGCGCGGCCTGATCCAGATCATCAATGAGGGTAAGTCGACCGCGCTGACCAGCCTTGCCGACAGCTGGGCCTACAAGATTTTCTCCAGCCAGCTCTATGGCATCCCGGTGCAGATCTTCTGGGCCATCGGCTTCGTCGTTTTGTCGGCGCTGCTCTACAACAGGCATCGCTTCGGCGCGCAGGTGAAAGTAGTCGGTGACAATCCCGACAGCGCCCAGCAGATGGGCATCGACGTCAAGCGCGTGCGGGTGAAAGTGTTCGTCTTCGTCGGCATCGGTGCCGCGATCGCCGGCACCTTTTCGGTGATGATCAACTTCACCTGGTGGCCGACCGCCGGCGACGGCTATCTCCTGCCGGTGCTGGCCTCGGTGTTCGTCGGCGGCACGCCGACCTGGGGCGGCATTGGCACCGTGGTCGGCGGGGCGATCGGCGCGGTCACCGTGTCGTTCATCCAGACAGGCGTGGTGGCGGCGGGATTGAGCGGCTTCTACGTGCAGTTCTTCAATGGACTGATCATCATCCTGTCGCTGCTCGGCCATAAGTGGAACCAGGCAAGGTACAGGTGA
- a CDS encoding FAD-linked oxidase C-terminal domain-containing protein: MALSDLNPVERNEEGIAAVLGILKQRLGERFQTGEAIRAQHAHTTTYIPTQAPDGVAFPETTAEVQEIVRACAAHRVPVIAFGVGSSLEGHTNAPGGGISVDTSRMNRIIEVNPQDLDCTVEPGVTREDLNRHLRDTGLFFPIDPGANASLGGMAATRASGTNAVRYGTMRENVLSLTAVMADGETVTTGKRAKKSSAGYDLTRLLIGSEGTLGIITSLTLKLQGIPQAISGGVCPFPSVEAACNAVIATIQMGIPVARIELVNALQMRAMKSYSKLDYPESPCLFVEFHGSDAGVAEQAETFGAIAEEYSGGPFLWTSVAEERTKLWKARHDAYWSSLTLRPGAKGLSTDVCVPISRFAECVTETEADIAEMGLIAPIVGHAGDGNFHVLVLMDADDPKEVALTEEFVARLNMRAIGMDGTCTGEHGIGQGKVGFLRHELGHGVDIMRTIKQALDPLDIMNPGKILPAD; this comes from the coding sequence ATGGCTCTGAGCGACCTCAATCCGGTCGAACGCAACGAAGAAGGGATCGCCGCGGTGCTCGGCATCCTCAAGCAGCGGCTCGGCGAGCGGTTCCAGACCGGCGAGGCGATCCGCGCCCAGCACGCGCATACGACCACCTACATCCCGACCCAGGCGCCGGACGGCGTCGCCTTCCCCGAGACGACGGCCGAGGTGCAGGAGATCGTGCGTGCTTGCGCTGCGCACCGCGTGCCGGTGATCGCCTTCGGCGTCGGCTCCTCGCTGGAAGGCCATACCAACGCACCTGGCGGCGGCATCTCCGTCGATACCTCGCGAATGAACCGCATCATCGAGGTCAATCCGCAGGATCTTGACTGCACCGTAGAGCCCGGCGTCACGCGCGAGGATCTCAACCGGCATCTGCGCGACACCGGCCTGTTTTTTCCGATCGATCCGGGCGCCAATGCGTCGCTCGGCGGCATGGCGGCAACGCGGGCGTCGGGCACCAATGCGGTGCGCTACGGCACGATGCGCGAGAATGTGTTGTCGCTGACGGCGGTGATGGCCGACGGCGAGACAGTGACGACCGGCAAGCGTGCAAAAAAGAGCTCGGCCGGCTACGATCTGACGCGGCTCCTGATCGGCTCCGAAGGCACGCTCGGCATCATCACCTCGCTGACCCTGAAGCTGCAGGGCATTCCGCAAGCGATTTCCGGCGGCGTCTGCCCGTTTCCCAGCGTCGAGGCGGCCTGCAATGCGGTGATCGCAACGATCCAGATGGGCATTCCGGTGGCCCGCATCGAACTGGTCAACGCGCTGCAGATGCGGGCGATGAAGAGCTATTCGAAGCTCGACTATCCGGAGAGCCCATGCCTGTTCGTCGAATTCCATGGCAGCGATGCCGGCGTTGCCGAACAGGCCGAGACCTTCGGCGCGATCGCGGAGGAGTATAGCGGCGGACCGTTCCTGTGGACCAGCGTCGCCGAGGAGCGGACGAAGCTGTGGAAGGCCAGGCACGACGCCTATTGGTCGTCGCTGACGCTCAGGCCCGGCGCCAAGGGCCTGTCGACCGACGTCTGCGTGCCGATCTCGCGCTTTGCCGAATGCGTCACCGAGACAGAGGCCGACATCGCCGAGATGGGGTTGATCGCGCCGATCGTCGGCCATGCCGGTGACGGCAATTTCCATGTGCTGGTGCTGATGGACGCGGACGATCCGAAGGAAGTCGCGCTGACGGAAGAATTCGTGGCGCGGCTGAACATGCGGGCGATCGGCATGGATGGAACCTGCACCGGCGAGCACGGCATCGGGCAGGGCAAGGTCGGTTTCCTGCGCCATGAACTCGGCCATGGCGTCGACATTATGCGCACGATCAAGCAGGCGCTCGACCCGCTTGATATCATGAACCCTGGGAAGATATTGCCCGCCGACTAG
- a CDS encoding dienelactone hydrolase family protein, with protein sequence MTKPIPASPAATRPAITRPAITQAMIDAYDEYTHLTLDRRRFMEQLTRLAGSGAAAAAIAPLLAANSARAAIVAEDDSRVTGEDISYPGSGGEMKGYLVKPAGQSGKLGTVIVVHENRGLNPHIRDVARRVALEGFVALAPDFLSPLGGTPADEDKARDQFSKLDPAQTVANAVATVAFLKGYEDGNGKVGAVGFCWGGGTVNTLAANAPDLAAAVAYYGMQPKAEDVPKIKAALLLHYAGLDTRINAGIDAFKKELDAAKIEYTVYVYEGANHAFNNDTSAARYDKNAADLAWGRTSVFLRQKLA encoded by the coding sequence ATGACAAAACCGATCCCTGCCAGCCCGGCCGCCACGAGACCCGCCATTACGAGACCTGCCATTACTCAGGCGATGATCGACGCCTATGACGAATACACGCATCTGACGCTCGACCGGCGGCGCTTCATGGAACAGTTGACCAGGCTTGCCGGATCAGGTGCTGCGGCCGCCGCGATCGCACCGCTGCTGGCGGCGAATTCCGCCCGGGCGGCGATCGTTGCCGAGGACGATTCACGCGTGACGGGCGAGGACATCAGCTATCCCGGCAGCGGTGGCGAGATGAAGGGCTATCTGGTCAAGCCGGCCGGCCAGTCCGGCAAGCTCGGCACCGTCATCGTCGTGCACGAGAACCGGGGGCTCAACCCGCACATACGCGATGTGGCGCGGCGCGTGGCGCTGGAAGGGTTCGTGGCGCTTGCCCCGGACTTCCTGTCGCCGCTCGGCGGCACGCCGGCCGACGAGGACAAGGCACGTGACCAGTTTTCCAAGCTCGATCCGGCGCAGACCGTTGCCAATGCGGTCGCAACGGTCGCTTTTCTCAAAGGCTACGAGGATGGCAACGGCAAGGTCGGCGCGGTCGGCTTCTGCTGGGGCGGCGGCACGGTGAACACGCTGGCTGCCAACGCGCCGGACCTGGCCGCCGCTGTCGCCTATTACGGCATGCAACCGAAGGCCGAGGATGTGCCGAAGATCAAGGCGGCGCTGCTGCTGCACTATGCCGGGCTCGACACCCGCATCAATGCCGGTATCGACGCCTTCAAAAAGGAACTCGATGCGGCCAAGATCGAGTACACGGTCTATGTCTATGAAGGTGCCAATCATGCCTTCAATAATGACACGTCCGCGGCCCGCTACGACAAGAACGCCGCGGATCTCGCCTGGGGCCGGACGAGCGTCTTCCTCAGGCAGAAACTGGCCTGA